From one Sparus aurata chromosome 16, fSpaAur1.1, whole genome shotgun sequence genomic stretch:
- the fabp7a gene encoding fatty acid binding protein 7, brain, a → MVEAFCATWKLVDSQNFDDYMKALGVGFATRQVGNVTKPTVAISQDGDKVVIKTMSTFRNTEISSKLGEEFDETTPDDRHVKSTFTLEGDKLVQVQKWDGKETRFVREIKDGKMVMTLTYQGVQAVRTYEKA, encoded by the exons atgGTTGAGGCTTTCTGTGCTACATGGAAACTGGTGGACAGCCAGAACTTTGATGACTACATGAAGGCACTTG gTGTCGGTTTTGCCACTAGACAAGTGGGCAATGTCACCAAGCCGACAGTAGCGATCAGCCAGGATGGAGACAAAGTGGTGATAAAAACCATGAGCACCTTCAGGAACACCGAGATCTCCTCCAAGCTGGGAGAGGAGTTCGATGAGACTACACCTGATGATCGACATGTCAAA tcTACTTTCACCTTGGAGGGAGACAAACTCGTGCAGGTGCAGAAGTGGGATGGCAAGGAGACCAGATTTGTCCGAGAAATCAAGGATGGGAAGATGGTGATG ACTTTGACTTATCAGGGAGTCCAGGCGGTCCGCACGTACGAGAAAGCCTAA